In one Hymenobacter sp. DG25B genomic region, the following are encoded:
- a CDS encoding c-type cytochrome yields the protein MPAAIHLLRGAAIAAAIWLLAGCFTNKQNEGARLYQEHCSSCHGEQGAGLRRLIPPLAGADYLSKNRAALPCIVRKGQKGPVVVNAVEYNQVMPPHEDLTDSQITNILNFLQQSWGNKGEPYTIREVSELLGACQGSDGR from the coding sequence ATGCCTGCCGCCATCCACCTGTTGCGGGGCGCCGCCATAGCTGCGGCTATCTGGCTGCTGGCGGGCTGCTTTACCAACAAGCAGAACGAAGGCGCGCGCCTGTACCAGGAGCACTGCTCCAGCTGCCACGGCGAGCAGGGCGCCGGCCTGCGCCGTTTGATTCCGCCCCTGGCCGGTGCCGATTATTTATCAAAGAACAGGGCCGCGCTGCCATGCATTGTGCGCAAAGGCCAGAAAGGCCCGGTGGTGGTGAATGCCGTGGAGTATAACCAGGTGATGCCACCCCACGAGGACCTGACGGACTCCCAGATTACCAACATCTTGAACTTCCTGCAGCAGTCATGGGGCAACAAAGGCGAGCCGTACACCATCCGGGAAGTATCGGAACTATTGGGCGCCTGCCAGGGCAGCGACGGCCGCTAA
- a CDS encoding enhanced serine sensitivity protein SseB C-terminal domain-containing protein, protein MGLFDFLKSKKPAEPTPAATPASSAPGTPAPEAAGPRYKRPNYTSPAPVELPLPPLPPMKQPIMPPMPTFEPNNALEAALLQAAQDPNSRALFYRELLRQNLVVLPAFEEENPATGLIIPEPGMQIQLQVLNDGKLPVFSSLDRVYENGAVSGDVAYMLISGLDYFRMVQGAECVLNPFSPFGKLLTVPELEDLLAGNLSGADEEEDSSLADKRVSLDQPAERPEALIHAVRIFGASHPAIESVYLAQLTVEDNPAPPRLLLGFIIDNEDTSLFPEMGPILQGHLQQDQTIDLMLINPSAEDPLANYFRGTEPIYQRGS, encoded by the coding sequence ATGGGTCTGTTTGACTTCCTGAAATCCAAGAAACCCGCTGAGCCTACCCCGGCCGCCACGCCTGCGTCTTCCGCGCCTGGCACCCCAGCGCCCGAGGCAGCCGGCCCCCGCTATAAGCGCCCCAACTATACCTCGCCTGCTCCTGTTGAGCTGCCGCTGCCGCCTCTGCCGCCGATGAAGCAGCCCATCATGCCTCCCATGCCCACCTTCGAGCCGAACAATGCGCTGGAAGCGGCCCTGCTGCAGGCGGCGCAGGACCCAAACTCCCGGGCTTTGTTCTACCGGGAGCTGTTGCGCCAGAACCTGGTGGTGCTCCCGGCTTTTGAGGAAGAGAACCCCGCCACCGGCCTCATTATTCCCGAGCCCGGCATGCAGATTCAGCTCCAGGTGCTGAATGATGGTAAACTGCCGGTGTTCAGCTCCCTGGACCGGGTGTATGAGAATGGCGCCGTGAGCGGCGACGTAGCCTACATGCTGATTTCGGGCCTGGATTATTTCCGCATGGTGCAGGGCGCCGAATGCGTGCTGAACCCTTTCTCGCCTTTTGGCAAGCTGCTGACCGTACCGGAGCTGGAAGATTTGCTGGCCGGCAACCTCTCGGGCGCCGATGAGGAAGAGGACAGCTCCCTGGCGGATAAGCGTGTTTCCCTGGACCAGCCCGCCGAGCGGCCCGAAGCATTGATTCATGCCGTACGGATTTTCGGCGCCTCGCACCCCGCCATTGAGTCCGTGTACCTCGCGCAGCTAACCGTGGAAGATAACCCCGCGCCGCCGCGCCTGCTGCTGGGCTTCATCATTGATAATGAAGACACCAGTCTGTTCCCGGAAATGGGGCCCATTTTGCAGGGCCATCTGCAGCAGGACCAAACCATTGACCTGATGCTGATTAACCCCTCCGCCGAGGACCCGCTGGCCAACTACTTCCGCGGAACGGAGCCCATTTACCAGCGCGGCTCTTAA
- a CDS encoding DUF2062 domain-containing protein, whose product MSDLQSASSSTTPLPRSGWFRRRVLEPLLNLLRQGLSPRQLALTVALAFSCGLVPLLGVTTLLATATAVRLRLNVAALLLISHLLSPLQLLLMIPLLQWGEKLISNSKSSGLTLEKLRHYFANDWAGGLQVLWRAELGALLLWLGLSALMVPLLFVVLRPLFSRLAARQKAKAVQSA is encoded by the coding sequence TTGTCTGACTTGCAATCTGCTTCTTCCTCCACAACGCCACTGCCCCGGTCCGGCTGGTTTCGGCGCCGCGTTCTGGAGCCACTGCTGAATTTGCTGCGGCAGGGACTTTCGCCCCGGCAGCTGGCCCTCACGGTGGCGCTGGCTTTTTCCTGTGGGCTGGTGCCGCTACTGGGCGTAACTACGCTGCTGGCCACGGCCACCGCCGTGCGCCTGCGCCTGAATGTGGCTGCTTTGCTACTGATAAGCCACTTATTAAGCCCCCTGCAGCTGCTGCTCATGATTCCGCTGCTACAATGGGGCGAGAAACTGATATCCAACAGCAAAAGCTCGGGCCTTACCCTGGAAAAGCTGCGCCATTATTTTGCCAATGACTGGGCGGGGGGCCTGCAGGTGCTGTGGCGCGCTGAGCTGGGGGCGCTGCTGCTCTGGCTGGGCCTTTCGGCCTTAATGGTGCCGCTGCTGTTTGTAGTGCTGCGGCCCTTGTTTTCCCGTCTGGCCGCCCGGCAAAAAGCGAAGGCGGTTCAAAGTGCATAA
- a CDS encoding YihY/virulence factor BrkB family protein translates to MTKVREPGEPHPKAWTDFFLLLHRAGRVLAANDPLRLGAATAFFTTFALPPILIILVQIIGSFYSTSLVRGLLLVKLSHLLGSSAAELVQQILQNVSNVERSRLVTWLGFGFLLFIATTLFVVIQNSLNQLWSIRPRRATHKLQKLLKERARSLGALLATALLSVLAFASDTGLALFADYIKDFDPTFGYFVLQVLNQLVSLVILTAWFAATFRNLSLAKVPWRAVLRGALLTAVLIDLGEFVLGHLLVPRNLGPIYGPASSIVLVLLFVFYSAMIFYFGACFTKVYAHYIGVDIRAKKSAVRYRLLDVADE, encoded by the coding sequence ATGACAAAAGTACGCGAGCCAGGCGAGCCTCACCCCAAAGCCTGGACGGATTTCTTTCTGCTGCTGCACCGCGCCGGCCGGGTGCTGGCCGCCAACGACCCGCTGCGGCTGGGCGCCGCCACGGCTTTCTTCACCACGTTTGCCCTGCCGCCCATTCTCATCATTCTGGTGCAGATTATCGGCTCTTTCTACTCTACCTCCCTGGTGCGCGGGCTGCTGTTGGTGAAACTTTCGCACCTGCTGGGCTCCTCGGCCGCCGAGCTGGTGCAGCAAATTCTACAGAACGTATCCAACGTAGAGCGCAGCCGGCTGGTCACGTGGCTGGGCTTTGGGTTTCTACTGTTTATTGCCACTACCCTGTTCGTGGTCATTCAGAACTCGCTCAATCAACTCTGGAGTATCCGGCCCCGCCGGGCTACGCACAAGCTGCAGAAACTCCTGAAAGAGCGGGCCCGCTCCCTGGGCGCGCTGCTGGCCACGGCCCTGCTTTCGGTGCTGGCCTTTGCCTCCGATACCGGCCTGGCCCTGTTTGCCGATTACATCAAGGATTTCGACCCCACCTTCGGCTACTTTGTGCTTCAGGTGCTGAATCAGCTGGTTTCTTTGGTGATTCTTACCGCTTGGTTTGCCGCCACCTTTCGCAACCTGAGCCTGGCCAAAGTGCCGTGGCGGGCGGTGCTGCGCGGGGCCCTGCTCACGGCCGTACTCATTGATTTGGGCGAGTTTGTGCTGGGCCACCTCCTGGTACCGCGCAACCTGGGGCCCATTTACGGGCCGGCGTCAAGCATTGTGCTGGTGCTGCTGTTCGTGTTTTACTCCGCTATGATTTTCTACTTCGGGGCGTGCTTTACCAAGGTGTATGCGCACTACATTGGGGTCGATATCCGGGCTAAAAAATCAGCAGTGCGCTATCGGCTCCTGGATGTAGCCGACGAGTAG
- a CDS encoding DEAD/DEAH box helicase — MSTATFADLGLAPSFLQALEELTFTTPTPVQEQVIPLALAGQDIAGQAPTGSGKTAAYGLSVLQQLDVKQDAVQVIVLVPARELALQVRDALKKLGKYLPNLRVAAFYGGHAFREETQSLKQAPHVVVATPGRLLDHFERRTIIPNQLKILVLDEADKLLELGFQDELVEIVKRLPRRRQTLLFSATMSDKVVDLIRKNLTRPRVIDVGQDDDRLPENLRLLGHVGTLEQKPAALLHLLHQPETGRALIFCNTRDRCVELTRFLQGRGVAAEVLHGKMPQPERDKALLKLRNGSSQVLVATDVAARGIDVTLLDTVIQYDAPDKADGFQHRAGRTARAGAEGTAHILATPKEQAHVQKWPIAASIKWDVIKAPKLPPAAPKAPKPTNVTLHISAGKKEKVSIHDLVGTFMAHGGLERDAVGHIEVFDHYSYVAVPRQMAAEVAERVTGAKIKGRKIRVSVAE, encoded by the coding sequence ATGTCTACTGCTACTTTCGCCGACCTCGGCCTCGCTCCTTCCTTTCTGCAGGCCCTGGAGGAACTGACTTTTACCACCCCTACCCCCGTGCAGGAGCAGGTAATTCCGTTGGCGCTGGCCGGGCAGGACATTGCGGGCCAGGCCCCCACCGGCTCGGGTAAAACCGCCGCCTACGGCCTCTCCGTGCTGCAGCAGCTGGATGTAAAGCAGGATGCCGTGCAGGTAATTGTGCTGGTGCCCGCCCGCGAGCTGGCCCTGCAGGTGCGCGACGCCCTCAAGAAGCTGGGCAAATACCTGCCTAACCTGCGCGTAGCCGCCTTTTACGGGGGCCACGCCTTCCGCGAAGAAACCCAGAGCCTGAAGCAGGCCCCGCACGTGGTGGTAGCCACCCCCGGCCGCCTGCTCGACCACTTTGAGCGCCGCACCATTATCCCTAATCAGCTGAAAATTCTGGTGCTGGATGAAGCTGACAAGCTGCTGGAATTGGGCTTTCAGGATGAGCTGGTAGAGATTGTGAAGCGCCTGCCGCGTCGCCGCCAGACGTTGCTGTTCTCGGCTACCATGTCGGATAAAGTGGTGGATCTGATTCGCAAAAACCTGACCCGCCCCCGCGTGATTGACGTGGGCCAGGACGATGACCGCCTCCCCGAAAACCTGCGTCTGCTGGGCCATGTTGGCACCCTGGAGCAGAAGCCCGCCGCTCTGCTGCACCTGTTGCACCAGCCCGAAACCGGCCGCGCCCTCATCTTCTGCAACACCCGCGACCGGTGCGTGGAGCTCACCCGCTTTCTGCAGGGCCGCGGCGTAGCCGCTGAAGTACTGCACGGCAAAATGCCCCAGCCCGAGCGCGACAAAGCCCTGCTTAAGTTGCGCAACGGCTCCAGCCAGGTACTGGTAGCCACCGACGTAGCCGCCCGCGGCATTGACGTAACGCTGCTGGACACCGTGATTCAGTATGATGCGCCGGATAAGGCTGATGGTTTCCAGCACCGGGCCGGCCGCACCGCCCGCGCCGGCGCCGAGGGTACCGCCCACATTTTGGCCACGCCCAAAGAGCAGGCACACGTGCAGAAGTGGCCCATTGCCGCCAGCATTAAGTGGGATGTCATCAAAGCACCTAAGCTGCCCCCGGCCGCACCCAAAGCGCCCAAGCCAACCAACGTAACGCTGCACATCTCCGCCGGCAAAAAGGAGAAGGTGAGCATCCACGATTTGGTGGGCACCTTTATGGCGCACGGCGGTCTGGAGCGCGACGCCGTGGGCCACATCGAAGTATTCGACCACTACAGCTACGTGGCCGTGCCGCGCCAAATGGCGGCGGAAGTGGCCGAGCGGGTGACCGGCGCCAAAATCAAAGGCCGGAAAATCCGGGTTTCGGTAGCGGAATAA
- a CDS encoding low molecular weight protein tyrosine phosphatase family protein produces MSNTHQLLFICSQNRWRSLTAERLFDGHSHYEARSAGTEPGARVRVTAGHLGWADTVFVMERRHADILQQKFGAELAGKTIINLRIPDKFQFLSPVLQELLRERLAEHLGPDVWRQQR; encoded by the coding sequence ATGAGCAACACCCATCAGCTACTCTTTATCTGCAGCCAGAACCGTTGGCGCAGCCTTACGGCAGAGCGGCTTTTTGATGGGCATTCGCACTATGAAGCCCGCTCGGCCGGCACCGAGCCAGGTGCCCGGGTGCGCGTCACGGCCGGGCATCTGGGTTGGGCCGATACCGTGTTTGTGATGGAGCGCCGGCATGCGGATATTCTGCAGCAAAAGTTTGGGGCTGAGCTGGCCGGCAAAACCATCATAAACCTCCGCATCCCGGATAAATTCCAGTTCCTCTCGCCGGTGCTGCAGGAGCTTTTGCGGGAGCGGCTGGCGGAGCACCTCGGGCCGGACGTTTGGCGGCAGCAAAGGTAA
- the dinB gene encoding DNA polymerase IV — translation MATEHPDTRKIIHLDMDAFYASVEQRDNPELRGKPVAVGSPRQRGVVAAASYEARKFGVRSAMPSTIAQRKCPELIFVKPRFDVYKAVSRQVRAIMEDYTLLIEPLSLDEAYLDVTHTLQDQHTTATELARQIRARIRAETQLTASAGVSYNKLLAKLASDYRKPDGLFVIRPHQGPAFVEALSVGQFHGIGPVTAARMNQLGIFTGLDLRQQSEAFLRQHFGKAGGYYYGLARAQDHRPVEADQVRKSIGSENTFGQDLMTTEELLAGLEPEIQSVWGTTERMGVRGRTVTVKIKYTDFQVITRSRTFSVPLTTQSAFQQVSNELLLGILPLVKGVRLLGVSLSSLDATEPIAGQQLRLNL, via the coding sequence ATGGCCACCGAGCACCCCGATACCCGCAAAATCATCCATCTGGACATGGATGCTTTCTATGCCTCGGTGGAGCAGCGCGACAACCCCGAGCTGCGCGGCAAACCCGTAGCGGTGGGCAGCCCGCGCCAGCGCGGCGTAGTAGCCGCCGCCAGCTACGAGGCCCGTAAGTTTGGGGTGCGCTCAGCCATGCCCTCCACCATTGCCCAGCGCAAATGCCCCGAGCTTATCTTCGTAAAGCCCCGCTTCGATGTATACAAAGCTGTTTCCAGGCAGGTGCGGGCCATTATGGAAGACTACACGCTCCTTATTGAGCCGCTTTCCCTCGATGAAGCCTACCTGGACGTAACGCATACCCTGCAGGACCAGCATACCACGGCCACGGAGCTGGCCCGGCAAATCAGGGCGCGCATCCGGGCCGAAACGCAGCTGACGGCCTCGGCCGGCGTTTCCTACAACAAGCTGCTGGCTAAGCTGGCCTCCGATTACCGCAAGCCCGACGGGCTCTTCGTGATCCGCCCGCACCAGGGGCCGGCGTTTGTGGAGGCGCTTTCCGTGGGGCAGTTTCACGGCATTGGTCCGGTAACCGCCGCCCGCATGAACCAGTTGGGTATCTTCACCGGCCTTGATCTGCGCCAGCAGTCGGAAGCCTTCCTGCGCCAGCACTTTGGCAAGGCCGGCGGCTACTATTATGGCCTGGCCCGCGCCCAGGACCACCGCCCCGTAGAAGCCGACCAGGTCCGCAAGTCCATCGGCTCCGAAAACACGTTTGGCCAGGATCTGATGACCACCGAGGAACTGCTGGCGGGCCTGGAGCCTGAAATTCAATCCGTTTGGGGTACCACGGAGCGCATGGGCGTGCGGGGCCGCACCGTAACGGTCAAAATCAAATACACTGACTTTCAGGTGATAACCCGCAGCCGCACTTTCAGTGTGCCGCTCACCACGCAGTCCGCTTTTCAGCAGGTCAGCAATGAGCTGCTTCTTGGTATTCTACCCCTGGTAAAAGGCGTGCGCCTGCTGGGTGTTTCCCTTTCTTCTTTGGATGCCACGGAGCCTATAGCTGGGCAGCAGCTGCGTCTCAACCTGTAA
- a CDS encoding PAS domain S-box protein codes for MTTDKNLASSYNFNPREQELLLVQEVFDAVVLLDQHGYITWVNRGFTALFGYEHSEVVGQPVWMILSDLASDESPEYYMQERLAAGTAFRYEVLAPHKDGTMGWVQVKVQPMGQGPDGGPRFAGLLEDIAERKATQRFLAESEERFRFLVEQVPGVLFQWRENQDGSAGLSYSSPKLREMFGVVPEQLNHLRDIIHPEDRAQWDAAMELARKEGKSWSFEGRLVVPGQPLRWCRANSRHSSTDAQGSIFSGILLDITALKQAEETVRENEQRWQLAMERFGDGAWEFNYQTGQEYFSKAYIRMLGYTEEEFESHQQSWLNHVHPDDQALSIQASDAYLSGQVPMYSVERRLMCKSGDYKWVLTRGLITKYDEQGRPLIMTGVHTDISEIKKANLAIEATTLRLYTTISNFQEGILLEDESNQVVLANEAICRIFDLPVTPEALVGMNTLTFNQQVRSKFKDEEQFDRHYQALRQHPQLRTGEIFKLKSGRTLQCDFVPIQVDDKYIGSLCKFEDITERKNNEDALKRREEKYRSIIESMNMGLVELDLNNNVTYVNQAFCDITGFQREEFLYQRAIHQILHPEDVEFLDAKNNSRLQGISDTYELAVISKTGEEKWLLISAGPIYNDQKQVYGSISITLDITHQKQLELNLRAAKEFAEESTRSKELFLANMSHEIRTPLNAILGMGQLLAKTPLNQEQQNYLRAIASSGENLLVIINDILDLSKIGASQLSIESIGFTMDHLLRQVQKSLHFKAEEKGLLFLTSVDARLPEVLLGDPYRLTQVLLNLAGNAIKFTEKGQVTITCELLAKQPGQVEIQFTVSDTGIGIDPEYLADIFKEFSQEDTSVTRKFGGTGLGLSISRSLVRLMGGEIQIESQKYHGTRSQFTLVLPVGTARDLPEKIEATPESREILRDKHILLVEDNAFNRQIAKGLLSNAGMQITEAENGAIAVELARQHVFDVILMDVQMPVMNGLEATQFLRQQLVLTTPVIALTANAIKGEREKCLQAGMNDYLTKPFQEDELFKIIGAWLTGKAGQENALAVSRQPEEPPFYNLEIIQKIGQGDQSFVLLMLESFIESAQEAIEELTTARQHQDVQVLRASAHKLKPSLEHVQVHRILPLVLQLDKWPGSFNPDILEPLIEETTLLLQELIAQMTQELHSLQSEA; via the coding sequence ATGACTACCGATAAAAACCTTGCTTCCTCCTATAATTTCAACCCGCGGGAGCAGGAGCTCCTGCTGGTGCAGGAAGTATTTGATGCCGTGGTGCTGCTGGATCAGCACGGGTACATTACCTGGGTGAATCGGGGATTTACGGCGCTTTTTGGGTACGAGCACAGCGAAGTAGTGGGCCAGCCCGTCTGGATGATTCTGAGTGATTTAGCCAGCGACGAAAGCCCCGAGTACTACATGCAGGAGCGGCTGGCGGCTGGTACCGCTTTTCGCTATGAAGTGCTGGCCCCGCACAAGGATGGCACCATGGGCTGGGTGCAGGTGAAAGTGCAGCCCATGGGCCAGGGGCCCGATGGCGGCCCCCGCTTTGCCGGTCTGCTGGAGGATATAGCCGAGCGCAAAGCCACCCAGCGCTTTTTAGCCGAAAGCGAGGAGCGGTTTCGGTTTCTGGTGGAGCAGGTGCCCGGCGTACTATTTCAGTGGCGGGAAAACCAGGATGGCTCCGCCGGCCTTTCCTACAGCAGCCCCAAGCTGCGTGAGATGTTTGGCGTAGTGCCGGAGCAACTCAACCACCTGCGTGATATCATCCATCCGGAGGACAGAGCGCAGTGGGACGCCGCCATGGAGCTGGCCCGGAAGGAAGGGAAATCCTGGTCTTTTGAAGGGCGCCTGGTAGTACCCGGCCAGCCCCTGCGCTGGTGCCGGGCTAACTCCCGGCACTCCAGTACCGATGCGCAGGGTAGTATATTCAGCGGTATTCTCCTGGACATCACGGCGCTAAAGCAGGCCGAAGAAACCGTGCGCGAAAATGAGCAGCGCTGGCAGCTGGCCATGGAGCGCTTCGGCGACGGCGCCTGGGAGTTCAACTACCAGACCGGGCAGGAGTACTTCTCCAAAGCCTATATCCGCATGCTGGGCTACACCGAGGAAGAGTTTGAGAGTCATCAGCAAAGCTGGCTCAACCACGTACACCCCGACGACCAGGCCCTGAGCATACAGGCCTCCGATGCCTACCTGAGCGGGCAGGTGCCCATGTACTCTGTAGAGCGGCGCTTAATGTGCAAAAGCGGCGACTACAAATGGGTGTTGACCCGGGGCCTGATAACGAAATACGATGAGCAGGGCCGCCCCCTGATTATGACCGGCGTGCACACCGATATTTCGGAAATCAAGAAAGCCAACCTGGCCATTGAGGCCACTACGCTGCGCCTGTATACCACCATTTCCAACTTCCAGGAAGGCATTTTGCTGGAAGATGAAAGCAACCAGGTAGTGCTGGCCAACGAGGCTATCTGTCGCATCTTCGACTTGCCTGTGACGCCAGAAGCGCTGGTGGGCATGAACACGCTGACTTTTAATCAGCAGGTTAGAAGCAAGTTCAAAGACGAAGAGCAGTTTGACCGCCACTACCAGGCGTTGCGCCAGCACCCGCAGCTCAGAACCGGCGAAATCTTTAAGCTGAAAAGTGGCCGCACGCTGCAATGTGATTTTGTGCCCATTCAGGTAGACGATAAATACATTGGCAGCCTGTGCAAGTTCGAGGACATTACCGAGCGCAAAAACAATGAAGATGCCCTGAAGCGGCGGGAAGAAAAGTACCGCAGCATTATTGAGAGCATGAACATGGGCCTGGTAGAGCTGGACCTCAATAATAACGTGACCTATGTAAATCAGGCATTTTGCGACATTACCGGCTTTCAGCGGGAGGAATTCCTATACCAGAGGGCCATCCATCAAATTCTGCACCCAGAGGACGTGGAGTTCCTGGATGCCAAGAACAATAGTCGCCTGCAGGGCATTTCCGATACCTACGAGCTGGCCGTCATCAGCAAAACCGGAGAGGAAAAATGGCTGCTGATTAGTGCCGGGCCCATTTATAACGACCAGAAGCAGGTATACGGCTCCATCAGTATCACCCTGGATATCACGCACCAGAAGCAGTTGGAGCTTAATCTGCGTGCGGCCAAGGAGTTTGCCGAGGAGTCTACCCGCTCCAAAGAGCTATTTCTGGCCAACATGAGCCACGAAATCCGCACGCCGCTGAACGCCATTCTGGGCATGGGCCAGCTGCTGGCCAAAACCCCGCTCAACCAGGAGCAGCAGAATTACCTGCGGGCCATTGCCTCCTCCGGCGAAAACCTGCTCGTGATTATCAATGATATTCTGGACCTGTCAAAAATTGGCGCCAGCCAGCTGTCCATTGAAAGCATTGGGTTTACCATGGACCACCTGCTGCGCCAGGTCCAGAAAAGCCTGCATTTCAAAGCCGAAGAAAAAGGTCTGCTGTTCCTCACCTCTGTGGATGCGCGCCTGCCGGAAGTACTGCTCGGCGACCCATACCGCCTAACGCAGGTGCTGCTGAATCTGGCCGGCAATGCCATTAAATTCACCGAAAAAGGGCAGGTAACCATAACCTGCGAGCTACTGGCAAAGCAGCCCGGGCAGGTAGAAATTCAGTTCACCGTGTCCGATACCGGTATCGGCATCGACCCGGAATACCTGGCCGATATTTTCAAGGAGTTCAGCCAGGAAGATACCTCCGTTACGCGCAAGTTTGGCGGGACTGGCCTCGGCCTCAGCATCAGCCGCAGCCTGGTACGCCTCATGGGCGGCGAAATTCAGATTGAAAGCCAGAAATACCACGGCACCCGCAGCCAGTTTACGCTGGTGCTGCCGGTGGGCACCGCCCGGGACCTGCCCGAGAAAATAGAAGCCACCCCCGAAAGCCGGGAAATTCTGCGCGACAAGCACATTCTGCTGGTTGAAGACAACGCTTTTAACCGCCAGATTGCCAAGGGGCTACTGAGTAATGCCGGCATGCAGATTACCGAAGCCGAAAACGGCGCCATTGCCGTGGAGCTGGCCCGGCAGCACGTGTTTGACGTGATTCTGATGGACGTGCAGATGCCCGTGATGAACGGGTTGGAAGCCACTCAGTTTCTGCGCCAGCAACTGGTACTTACCACCCCCGTTATTGCCCTCACGGCCAATGCCATTAAGGGCGAGCGGGAAAAATGCCTGCAGGCGGGCATGAACGACTACCTCACCAAGCCTTTTCAGGAAGACGAGCTGTTCAAAATTATTGGCGCCTGGCTGACCGGGAAAGCCGGGCAGGAAAATGCCCTCGCTGTTTCCCGGCAGCCGGAAGAGCCGCCTTTTTATAATCTGGAAATCATTCAGAAAATAGGGCAGGGCGACCAAAGTTTTGTCCTCCTGATGCTGGAGTCGTTTATAGAAAGCGCGCAGGAGGCTATTGAGGAGCTTACCACCGCCCGCCAGCACCAGGATGTACAGGTGCTGCGCGCCAGCGCCCACAAGCTGAAGCCCAGTCTGGAGCACGTACAGGTGCACCGCATTCTGCCGCTGGTGCTGCAGCTGGATAAATGGCCCGGCAGCTTTAACCCCGATATTCTGGAGCCCCTGATTGAGGAAACCACGCTGCTGCTGCAGGAATTAATAGCCCAGATGACCCAGGAGCTGCATTCCCTGCAGAGCGAGGCCTAG
- a CDS encoding RNA polymerase sigma factor, which yields MNSLTDNSLMLQVKAGQVDKMGLLFERYHRPLLAFFYHSNGNATASEDLVQNVFYRMLKYRHTFTGDGEFRTWMYHLARNVLADAAKKSKPSAHHQDIADWADKIAGGTTADASLQQAQEVAQLHRAMARLSAEQREILVMSRFQELKYEQIAQLLDTTVGAVKVRAHRALCQLKDIYLLMENGSQVRKL from the coding sequence TTGAACTCGCTCACGGACAATTCGCTCATGCTGCAAGTGAAGGCCGGCCAGGTCGATAAGATGGGCTTGCTCTTTGAGCGCTACCATCGGCCGTTGTTGGCGTTTTTCTACCACTCCAATGGTAATGCCACGGCCAGCGAAGACCTGGTGCAAAACGTGTTTTACCGCATGCTGAAATACCGCCACACCTTCACGGGTGACGGCGAGTTTCGAACCTGGATGTACCACCTCGCGCGCAACGTGCTAGCCGATGCCGCGAAGAAAAGCAAACCCTCGGCCCACCACCAGGACATAGCAGACTGGGCCGATAAAATTGCAGGCGGGACGACGGCCGACGCCAGTCTGCAGCAGGCACAGGAGGTAGCGCAATTGCACCGGGCTATGGCCCGCCTCAGTGCCGAACAGCGGGAAATACTCGTCATGAGTCGTTTCCAGGAGCTGAAATACGAGCAGATAGCGCAGCTGCTTGATACGACGGTAGGAGCCGTGAAGGTGCGCGCGCACCGGGCCCTCTGCCAATTGAAGGACATTTATTTGCTAATGGAAAATGGAAGCCAAGTTCGGAAACTGTGA
- a CDS encoding HEAT repeat domain-containing protein, producing MEAKFGNCEGVQEGLMDLLANELSAQEQQAMHAHLAHCPACQHELQAVQKLWHTMGNLPVPEPSEQLRPRFYSMLAEFQADEQRKQRWSLAGMLQQLQDWWQPEYATRLAYSLVLLVVGLAAGYLLRGRETAAPADSQQPMAVVEAPDGNVQQAQMLTLLANPSAVQRLRAVSYAEELAPSNDRVVAALLSTLNQDPNVNVRLASLEVLAGLSQDPTVRQGLVRSLARQESPLVQSAMADVMVQLQERRSVRPLRKLLQQENLNEQVKTKIEQSIQSLSTERSADHSTPSTYDETLHHIRTDLDTSVAA from the coding sequence ATGGAAGCCAAGTTCGGAAACTGTGAGGGGGTGCAAGAGGGGCTGATGGACTTGCTGGCCAACGAATTGTCGGCGCAGGAACAGCAGGCTATGCACGCCCATCTGGCGCACTGCCCGGCCTGCCAGCACGAATTGCAGGCCGTACAAAAGCTCTGGCACACGATGGGAAACCTGCCCGTGCCGGAGCCCAGTGAGCAGCTGCGCCCCCGCTTCTACAGCATGTTGGCGGAGTTTCAGGCCGATGAGCAGCGCAAGCAGCGCTGGTCGTTGGCGGGCATGCTCCAACAACTGCAGGATTGGTGGCAGCCGGAATATGCTACCCGCCTGGCTTACAGTCTCGTGTTGCTGGTAGTGGGCCTGGCGGCCGGCTACCTGCTGCGGGGCCGGGAAACGGCTGCTCCGGCCGATTCCCAACAGCCCATGGCGGTAGTAGAAGCCCCGGACGGAAATGTGCAGCAGGCGCAAATGCTCACGCTGCTGGCTAACCCCTCGGCGGTGCAGCGGCTGCGCGCCGTGAGCTACGCCGAGGAGTTGGCCCCCAGCAACGACCGGGTGGTGGCGGCCCTGCTCAGCACGCTTAACCAGGACCCGAACGTGAATGTGCGGCTGGCGTCGCTGGAAGTACTGGCGGGCCTTTCCCAGGACCCCACCGTGCGCCAGGGCCTGGTACGCTCTCTGGCCCGGCAGGAATCCCCGCTCGTGCAGTCGGCTATGGCCGATGTGATGGTGCAGCTGCAGGAGCGCCGCTCGGTGCGCCCCCTGCGGAAACTACTGCAGCAGGAAAACCTGAACGAGCAGGTAAAAACCAAAATCGAGCAAAGCATTCAGTCTTTGTCTACAGAACGGTCTGCGGACCACTCAACCCCTTCAACCTACGATGAAACCCTTCACCATATTCGGACTGATCTGGACACTTCTGTGGCTGCCTAG